The genomic segment GCCTCACGCGAGTCGTTCCCGAGCGGCGTCGGCGGGCGCCGGTGCGGCGCCCGCGCGGGCCGTCACTCGTCCTCGTCGTCCTCGTCGTCCAGCCGGGCCAGCCAGGTGGCCAGCCGCTCCACGGGGATCTCGAAGTCGGGATTGAGGTCGACGAACTCCCGCAGCCGGGAGGCGAGCCACTCGAAAGTGACCTCCTCCTCGCCGCGCCGGCTCTCCAGCTCCTCGATACCGCGATCGGTGAAGTACACGGGATGCTCCATAGCTCCAAGCAGGGGTCACCGGTGCGCACGGACACCGCGACACGGGGACGGTGGGACATTCCAGGCAAGGATAGGCAGCATTCCGACACTCCCTCGCGCGGGTCCTCGCAGGCCGCTAGCCTTTCGTTACTGCTGGCCGAACGGGGGGTGGCGCGGCGTGACAGGGGGTATGGGGGCGCACAGGACGCACAGGACGAGGACTCGGATCCCTTCGAGACCCTGGCGCCCCTGGTGAGAGCCGCCACCGTACGTGTTCATGCCCCTCCGTCCGGGTATGCCCCGGACGGGTCCGGCGGTCCGTCCGCCGGGGACGTCGCCGTCCGCCCATGGGGCAGCGGCTTCTTCGTCGCCCCCAACTGGGTGCTCACCTGCGCCCATGTGGCGCTCCGGGGCGAGGGAGGCGCGGTGGCTGACGGTGGGCGCGAGGTCGGCATCACCTTCGACGGACGCACGGTCCGCGGCCGCGTCGAATGGGCCGAACCGACGGCGAATCCCGGACCGGGGTTATGGCCGGCCCCCGACCTGGCGCTGATCCGGCTGCTGGAACCGGTGCCGCACGCCTGCGTCTGGCTCACCGAGCGCACCTCGAAGGTCTTCACCCGCAAGGAAGTCGCCTTCTTCGGCTGCATGGAGGTGGACGGCGAGGTCGAGGACGTCAGCGGCCGGTGCACCATCCGCGGCGAGCTGGGCAGGGACGGCAAGCTCCGCCTCGGCAACGAGGACGAGATCCCGTCGGGCGCCTCCGGCGGCCCGGTCGTCGACCTCGCGCGCGGCGAGGTGATCGGTGTGCTCAAGGCCCGGCGCGGCGGGCAGGACGGCGGACTGGCCATATCCGTCGTGCAGTTGCGCGGGCTGCCACTGCCGCGGCGGCCGGTCGCCGCCGAGTCCGACGACCTCTTCCAGCGGGTGGTGCACGCCCACGACCGGCATCACGCCGACCGCCACCGGCGCGCCGACACCAACGTCACGACCTGGACCGACGCCCACAACCTGATGGGCGCCACCCCCGGGCGCGCCCTCTCGCCCGGGATGCGCACCGAGCTGCTCGGGCTGCTCGCCGAACTCCCGCCGCCGGTCAGCACGTTGAGCCTGCTGGCGACCGTCAACGACCTGCGCGGCCAGCCCTGCGAGAACCTGCCGCTGGCGCCGCGCGGCTGGCGCGACGGGCTCGGGCTGCTCTACGAACTGCGGCGCGGGCAAAGCGAGTTGGAAACGGTGCTGCGCTACTGCGTGCACGCGGCGACGGCGGAGCGCCCGTACGAGGCGGCGCACGGCGCCGAGCGCCGGCTGTGGAACTGGGCGGCGGCCGTCGCCGCGAGCGAACGGGACCTGTCACGCGGCTTCCGCAACGAGCTGGGCCGCGAATGGCTCGCCCGGGTCAACGACCGCAGGACGGACCCCGGCCCGTCCGGTGTGCGGGTCCCGGGCGCCGGCGGTCCGCCCGCCCGTGAGGCGGTCTCGCACCCCTCGGTGCTGCTGGAGATCGACCGCCGTGGCTGGGAACGGGACAGCTACGACTGGCGGATCGCCATCGTGGACGCGGCGGGCGACGTCCGGCCGGTGGCCGAGGGCGCCGAAGGCACCCGCCTCGGCGAGCTGCCGGTGCGGCTGAGCGCCCCGCTCGCCGAGGCGTTCCGCCGCTGCGACGAGCCGGACCGCCGGGCGGTCCTTCAGGTGGCGGTGGTCAGAGCGCTGCTCGAACTGCCGGTGGAGACCTGGCGGATGCCGGCGGACGGGACGACGCTGGGGGAGCAGCGCCCGGTCGTGGTGCGCCGGGCCGACCCGGAGTACGACCCGGACGAGGTCGGCGAGGACGCGGCGCTGCGGCGGGCCCGCTGGAAGCGGGTGCAGGCCGGGCCGATGGAGCCGGTGGTGCTGGACTGCGACGCCGGGGAGCCGGCGCCGGTGCCCTCGGACGACGAACTGCGCTCCCGGGGCCTGTACTCGGTGCCCGCGCTGTGCCGGGCCTCGGACGCCGAGGACGGCCCCGCGAACCTGCGCCGGGTCACCAACGCCGGGTACGGAGTGGTCCTCTGGCGCCGCGAACGGACCGAACGGGACCTGGTGTGCACCGATTTCCACCGGGGGGTGGAACACGCGGTGGCCGCCGCCGCGCAGGCGGACCGGCTGCCGGAGGCGGTGCGTAAGCTGCGTGCCGATCTCGCCCGCCGTGAGCCCGAGGCCTACATCTCCAAGGGACTGATCCTGCTGTACGACGACCCCACCCGCCCGCTGCCCGGCACCGATCAGCCGCTGGAGACGCCATGACCGGCCGAACACACCCCTTATGTTCCGCCCCCACTCCGTGGGACGGTCGACACGTGGTCTGCGCTCCTGCCATCGACGTACGAGCGACGAGGAGCATGTAGTGCCTGACATCAACGCGAGGCCCGACGGGACTGCCGGGACCGACGGCAACGAAGAGAACGAGTGGCTGATCTACCGGGGTGCCGGCGAGCCGCACGACGGGATCAGCGCGCTGCCCGATCCGCCGCCGTGGCGGGATTTCGACGGCGGCCCCCTCGTCGAGCCCGGCCCCGGCACGGACAGCGCCTCGACCCGCCGGCTCGGCGCGTACCGGCACATGGCGCAGCTGCACCGGCCGAGTCCCGAAGAGCTGGAGATCGTCAACGCCGCGCTGTACCTGCGCCGTCCGCTGCTGGTCACCGGCAGTCCCGGCACCGGCAAGAGCACGCTGGCGCACGCCGTCGCGTACGAGCTCGGCCTCGGCCGGGTGCTGCGCTGGCCCATCGTCAGCCGCACCACGCTGCAGGACGGCCTCTACCGCTACGACGCCATCGCGCGGCTCCAGGACACCCAGATCGCGGCGAGCGGCCGGTCCCAGACGCCCGGCGGCATCGGCAGCTACATCCGGCTCGGTCCGCTGGGCACGGCGCTGCTGCCGACGGCGCGGCCCCGCGTGCTGCTCGTGGACGAACTGGACAAGAGCGATATCGACCTTCCCAATGACCTGCTGAACGTGCTGGAGGAGGGCGAGTTCGCCATCCCCGAACTCGAACGGCTCGCGGAGCGCGAACCGCGGGTCGAGGTGCTCACCGACGACAGCACGAAGGTGACGGTCGAGGACGGCCGGGTCGGCTGCCGGGCCTTCCCCTTCGTCGTGCTCACCAGCAACGGCGAGCGTGACTTCCCGGCGCCGCTGCTGCGGCGCTGCATCCATCTCGAACTGGGGCAGCCCGACCACAAGCGGCTGGCCACCGTGGTCCGGGCGCATCTGGGGACCGAGGCGGCCCGGATCGGCGACGATCTGATCACCCGCTTCCTGGAGCGCTCGCGCAGCGAACTCCTCGCCGCGGACCAGCTGTTGAACGCGATCTACCTCACGCACCACGCCGCGCCGCCGTCCCGCGACCGGCTCGCCGACATGCTCATCCAGCGACTCGACCGGCCGAGGTGAGGGTGTGACAGCGCCTCCCCCCTCCCCGCCACCTTCGCCGGGGCCGCGCCGTGATCCGCTCGCGGAGATCATCGAGCGGCTGCGCGGGGCGGGACTCGATCCGGACCTGGGTGAACTGGCCGACGCCGTCTGGCTGGCGCGCTGGTCGCAGCCCGCCGGGGCCGGCGCGGAGCCCGGCGAGTGGGCCGACGGCCCGCGCCCGGCGGACCGGGCGTCCGGGACGGCCGGCGGGGACACCGCGGACCGGGCGGCGGACCCGGCGGCCGACGCGGCGGACCGCGACGACGGTCCGGGGGCGGGATCCGGCCATCCCGGCGGCGGCCTGCCCGGGGGCAGCATCGCGCTGTATCCGGGGGAGCGGGACCGCACGGCCGGCGGCGGACGGGGCTCGCCGCTGCCGGGCGGCGCCATCTCCATCGGTGTGCCCGAGGCGCCCGCACTGCCGGGGCTGCTGGAACTGCAGCGGGCCCTGCGTCCGTTGCAGCGCTACCACAGCGCCGCACCGCCGATCCGCAGCGAGCTGGACGAGTCGGCGACGGCGGAGCGCAGCGCGCGGGCCGGCGGTCTGCTGATGCCGGTCTTCCGCAGCATCTCGCGGGGCGACGCCTCGCTGCAGCTGCTGATGGACGCCTCGTCGTCGATGTACGTGTGGGAACGCATGCTCGGCGAGTTCCAGCAGGTCTTCGGGCAGTTGGGCGCCTTCCGCGACGTCCATGTGCAGTACCTGCACCAGACCCCGGACGGCGGCGCCGCGGTGAGCCGCCGCTTCGAACCCGGCGCCGCCGGGCTGCGCTCCGCGGACCAGCTGAACGACCCGACGGGACGTCAGGTGACGGTCCTCGTCAGCGACTGCGCCGGCCCGCTGTGGCGCAGCGGCGAGGCGCACCGGCTGCTGCACCGGCTGTCCCGGCACGCGCCCGTCGCCGTGCTGCAGCCGCTGCCGCAGCGGCTGTGGTCCCGTACCCGGCTGCCGACCTCGTACGGGCTGCTGATGCGCGGCCAGGGCCCTGGCCAGTCGGCGACGCTGCACTTCGAGGGGGAGGGCGCGCTGGAGCGTCCCGGCATGATCCCGGTCCCGGTGCTGCCGCCGACCGCCGCCGCGCTGGGCGCGTGGGCGCGGCTGCTGTCGGGCACCGGTACGGGTCCGGTGCCGGCCGCGGTGGGCTGGGTGCGGGCCGACCAGCCGGCCGCGCCGCCGTCCCGGCCGCGCAGACCGCTGGCCCCGGCCGAGCTCGTCGCCCGGTTCCGGTCCGCCGCCTCCCCGGGCGCGGCGCAGCTCGCGGTGTACGTGGCCGCGGCCCCGCTCTATCTGCCGGTGATGCAGCTGGTGCAGCGCACGATGCTGCCCGACTCCGGACCCGCGGAACTCTCCGAGGTGCTGCTCAGCGGGCTGCTCACCCGGTCCGGCTCGGGCGGCTCCGCAGGTCCCGGGACGGAGACGCCCCCGTACGGGACGGTGCTGGACACCCCCGCGTACGGCACCGTGATCGGCGAGGTGCCCCTGGCACGGCCGCCGGCGCAGTGGTACGCGTTCGCCGAGGGCGTCCAGGACGTCCTGCTGGGTCCGTTGGGGCGGGACGAGGCGCTGCTGGTGCTCAAGCACTGCTCCGAGTACGTCGAGCAGCGCTTCGGGCTCGGCGGCCCCAACTTCCCGGCGCTGGCCATCGCCCAGCTGGCGGACGGCCGCGGTGGCGGAGCCGTGCCGGGACGGATGCCGGCGCTGGACGGCGGTGCGGAGGACTCGGCCCGGCGGGCCGCGCAGCCCTTCGCCCAGGTGGCGGCGAAGGTGCTGGAACGCTTCATCCCGCTGACGGACGTGACCGAGCAGATCGGCGTCGAGGGCGGCGCCGGCGCTCCCCGTTCGGAGGCGGCGCTGGAACGGGCCAGGGTGCTCGTCGAGCGCTTCGAGTCCGACGGCATGGTGCAGAGCCTGCTGGACGCCGTACAGCTGCTCCGCCGGGCGGCGGCCGCCGGGCTGCCGACCGCGGCCGATCCCGAGCTCTGGAGCGAGCTGGCGCAGAACCTGCTGCGGCTGTGGCGGCTGCAGGGCGGAGCCGGTCTGCTGCGCGAGGCGCAGGAGGCCGCGGAGGTCGCCGTCGCCTCGCCCGGAGTGGTGCGGGCCCGCGCCGTGCTGGCCCGGGTGCTGCACGCGGCCGCCTCCGACCTGCGGGCGCTCGGCCAGCGGCAGGCCGCGCTGGAGCTGCTGCGGCGCGCCGACCGGGAGTTCACGGCGGCCGGCGCGGCCACCGACCTGGACCCCGAGGAGGCGCTGCGCACCACCCTGCAGCACGCGGAGGTGCTGGAGGAGCAGTGGCGGCTCAGCGGTGACACCGGGCCGCTGCAGGAGACCATCGGCATGCTGGAGGCGTTCTCCGACGGGCGCCCCTGGGGCGGCGGTAGCGAACCGCAGCCGGCCGGGCTGTCGCTGGCCCGCGGGCGGGCGCTGCTGATGCTGGCCGGGACCGCCGAGGACCTGGAACGGGCCCGCGTCTACGCCGGGCAGGCCGCCGAGTCCCTGGAGTACGCGTGCGCCGTCATGGCCGCCGGGCCGGGGCCGATGGAGGAGCGGGTCAGGGCCCAGCTGCTGCTGACCGACGCGCTGCTGCTGACGGGCGACCGGCTCGAGCAGGCCGGCGCGCTGGTGGCGCGGACGCTGGAGGACGTCAGGGAGCAGTCGCTCCGGGCCGAGGTCCTGGTCAGGTCGGCCCGGATGTGGGTGCACCGGTACGCGGCGGGCGGGCCGCCGCCGGATCTGGACGAGGCGGCGGACCGGTTCGAGGAGGCGGCCCCGCTGATGCTGCGGGACCGGCCCGAGTACGGCGAGTTGATGCAGGAGTGGGGCGGGGTCCTGCTGCGGCGGGCCGAACTGGACGGCGGTGCGGCCTTCGTCTCCCGGGCCATCCGGGTGCTGCGGGACTGCCGTATGCACTCTCCGGCGGGTCATCCCCGGCTCACCGAACGGCTGATGATGCTGGGGCGGGCGCTGCTGCTGCGCTACCAGACCCGGGAGGACATGGTCGACCTCCGGGAGGCGGAGCACATCTTCGGGCTCGCGGCCAGGAACGGCGGCGCGCCGCTGGTCCGGGCGCGCGCCTGGCTGGAGCTGGGCGAGGTGCGGCACATCGGCGGGCCCGACCGGCTGGACCAGGCCGCCGACGCGTTCCGCCGGGCGGCCGAGACCGCCCGCGCGGCCGAGGAGCAGCTGGCCGACCCGTCCCCGGCGGTGCGGCTGACCGCCGAGGCGCACCACCGGCGCGGTGTGGTGTACGAGGCGGCACAACGGCCGCGGGCCGCGCGGGAGGCGTACCGGGCGGCCCTGGAGGAGTGGCGCAGACTCCCGGACGGCGGGGGCCGGGACGCCGAGTGGACGGCGCAGCGGCTGGCCCGGATGGGCGGCGGAAGGTAGCGGCGGGGCGGCCCGGCAGCCCCGTCTGGTTTTGGGCGCCCGGCGGGCGGGCATCCCAGATGGGCCCCCAACTGCGGGGGAAAATAAGGTGGTGTGACGATGCGTCAAGGAGAGAACGCGGAGCGTACGGACCTGCCGGACGGCGCGGCGGAGCTGCCGGATCCGCTGACGCTGGATCTGGAGTCGCTGCGGGAGGCCGACCATCCGGTACTGGCCGAAGTACTGGAGGGACTGCGGACCCGGCTCGGTGAACCCACCGAGATCCTCTGGGGATTCAACAGCGCCTTCTGAGTTCGACCGCGCCTTCCGGCCTGCGGCCGTCCCGCGCCGTCTCCGTGCCCCGCCCGGTTTCGGTCGGATCGCCGACCGATCCGGACAATGCCGATACGCCGGCGTTTGTGTTGGCGCAGGAGAAGGAAGGTTCCGCCACGAACCGGGGGACAGGGGACACGCAGTGAGGCAGGCCACGGAAGGACCGGTGAAGCCGCCGGAACCGTCGGGGGCGGACGGTCCACGCCCGGTCCCCTTCCGCCAGTTCATCCTCAAGATGAACGGCCGCTGCAACCTCGCCTGCCGTTACTGCTATCTCTACGCGGGCCCGGACAGCGGCTGGCGGCACCGTCCCGCCACCCCCACCGCCCCGGTGCTCGACGCCACCGCCGCCCGGATCGCCGAACACGCCGCCGCGCACGGGCTCACCGACATCGCCGTCGTCCTGCACGGCGGCGAACCCCTGCTCGCCGAGGCCGGAGCGCTGGGCGCCGTCGTCGACCGGGTGCGGGCCGCGGTGCCCGCGGACTGCGCCGTGCACGCCACCGTCCAGACCAACGGCACGCTGCTCGACGACGAGCGGCTGCGGACGCTGGCCGCGCACCGGATCCGGGTCGGGGTGAGCCTCGACGGCGGGCTGCCCGCCCACAACCTGGCGCGGGTGGACCACGCGGGCCGCCCGTCGTGGCCGGCCGCCGCCCGCGGGCTGCGGCTGCTCGCCGAGGACCGGCACCGGGCCGGCTACGCGGGGGTGCTCTGCGTCGTCGACCTCGCCTCCGACCCCGCCGAGGTCTACGAGTCGCTGCTCGACTTCTCGCCGCCCGCCCTGGACTTCCTCCTCCCGCACGGCAACTGGAGCGCGCCGCCGCCCGGCCTGCCCGCGCCCGCGGAGCGGCCGGCCCCGTACGGCGACTGGCTGTGCACCGTCTTCGACCGGTGGTGGCGCGCCGACCGCCGCCGGGTCCGGGTGCGGATCTTCGAGGAGTGCCTCGCGCTGCTCCTCGGCGCCCCCGCGGCCACCGAATCGCTGGGCCTGCGGCCGTTCGACGCCGTCGTGGTGGAGACCGACGGCAGCATGGAACAGGTCGACTCGCTCAAGTCCGCCTACGAGGGCGCCGCCGCCACCGGGCTCGACGTCTTCCACCACTCCTTCGACGAGGCCCTCGCGCACCCGGGTGTCGCCGCCCGGCAGAGCGGACTGGCCGCGCTGGCCGGACAGTGCCGCCGCTGCCCGCTGGTCCAGGTGTGCGGCGGCGGCAACTACGCCCACCGGTACCGCGCCGGCGAGGGGTTCCGGCATCCGTCGGTGTACTGCGCGGACCTGCAGCGGCTGATCCGCCATGTCGCGGACCGGCTCGCCGAGGCGGCCGCGGCATGACCGCAGGGATCCTCTCCGGCGGGCCCGGCGGCGTATCCGACGCCGTGCTCCGGGAACTCGGCGGAACCCACGGCGGCCGCGCGGAGTTCGCCCTTCTCACGGCGGGCCAGCAGCGGCTGCGCCTGCTCCAGCTGCGCGCCCTGTTCGACGCGGTCGCGCTGCGCCCCGGCCCGGGTGCGGCGGCGTTCCGGCGGCACTGGGCGCTGCTGGAGGCCGCCGACCGGGCGGACCGGGACGCGGCGCGCGGCGTGCTGTTCTACCCCCTCGTCGGCCCCTGGGTCCGGCGCTGCCTGCGGCGGCTCGACAGCGTCGCGCAGGGCGGGCAGGACCGGAGCCCGGAACTCCACCGCGAGCTGTCGCACTTCGGCCTCCTCGCCGCCGCGGCGGCGGCGCGCGCCCGCGTGCCGTTCACCCTCAGGACGATCGGTCACGACGGCCTGGTGGTGCTGCCGACGCTGGGCGTGCTGCGTTTCGCGGAGCCGCCCGGCGGCGCCGGTCCCGAACCGGTCGAACTGCGCGGCTCCGGCGGCCGGGTGGCGGTCATCGTGCGGGACGGCGCCCCCGCCGTGCTCCGCCCGCACCGCGACGGATCCTGGCGGTCCGG from the Streptomyces sp. RKAG293 genome contains:
- a CDS encoding trypsin-like peptidase domain-containing protein, producing the protein MLHSSKQGSPVRTDTATRGRWDIPGKDRQHSDTPSRGSSQAASLSLLLAERGVARRDRGYGGAQDAQDEDSDPFETLAPLVRAATVRVHAPPSGYAPDGSGGPSAGDVAVRPWGSGFFVAPNWVLTCAHVALRGEGGAVADGGREVGITFDGRTVRGRVEWAEPTANPGPGLWPAPDLALIRLLEPVPHACVWLTERTSKVFTRKEVAFFGCMEVDGEVEDVSGRCTIRGELGRDGKLRLGNEDEIPSGASGGPVVDLARGEVIGVLKARRGGQDGGLAISVVQLRGLPLPRRPVAAESDDLFQRVVHAHDRHHADRHRRADTNVTTWTDAHNLMGATPGRALSPGMRTELLGLLAELPPPVSTLSLLATVNDLRGQPCENLPLAPRGWRDGLGLLYELRRGQSELETVLRYCVHAATAERPYEAAHGAERRLWNWAAAVAASERDLSRGFRNELGREWLARVNDRRTDPGPSGVRVPGAGGPPAREAVSHPSVLLEIDRRGWERDSYDWRIAIVDAAGDVRPVAEGAEGTRLGELPVRLSAPLAEAFRRCDEPDRRAVLQVAVVRALLELPVETWRMPADGTTLGEQRPVVVRRADPEYDPDEVGEDAALRRARWKRVQAGPMEPVVLDCDAGEPAPVPSDDELRSRGLYSVPALCRASDAEDGPANLRRVTNAGYGVVLWRRERTERDLVCTDFHRGVEHAVAAAAQADRLPEAVRKLRADLARREPEAYISKGLILLYDDPTRPLPGTDQPLETP
- a CDS encoding FxsB family cyclophane-forming radical SAM/SPASM peptide maturase codes for the protein MNGRCNLACRYCYLYAGPDSGWRHRPATPTAPVLDATAARIAEHAAAHGLTDIAVVLHGGEPLLAEAGALGAVVDRVRAAVPADCAVHATVQTNGTLLDDERLRTLAAHRIRVGVSLDGGLPAHNLARVDHAGRPSWPAAARGLRLLAEDRHRAGYAGVLCVVDLASDPAEVYESLLDFSPPALDFLLPHGNWSAPPPGLPAPAERPAPYGDWLCTVFDRWWRADRRRVRVRIFEECLALLLGAPAATESLGLRPFDAVVVETDGSMEQVDSLKSAYEGAAATGLDVFHHSFDEALAHPGVAARQSGLAALAGQCRRCPLVQVCGGGNYAHRYRAGEGFRHPSVYCADLQRLIRHVADRLAEAAAA
- a CDS encoding MoxR family ATPase; amino-acid sequence: MPDINARPDGTAGTDGNEENEWLIYRGAGEPHDGISALPDPPPWRDFDGGPLVEPGPGTDSASTRRLGAYRHMAQLHRPSPEELEIVNAALYLRRPLLVTGSPGTGKSTLAHAVAYELGLGRVLRWPIVSRTTLQDGLYRYDAIARLQDTQIAASGRSQTPGGIGSYIRLGPLGTALLPTARPRVLLVDELDKSDIDLPNDLLNVLEEGEFAIPELERLAEREPRVEVLTDDSTKVTVEDGRVGCRAFPFVVLTSNGERDFPAPLLRRCIHLELGQPDHKRLATVVRAHLGTEAARIGDDLITRFLERSRSELLAADQLLNAIYLTHHAAPPSRDRLADMLIQRLDRPR
- the fxsA gene encoding FxSxx-COOH cyclophane-containing RiPP peptide; its protein translation is MRQGENAERTDLPDGAAELPDPLTLDLESLREADHPVLAEVLEGLRTRLGEPTEILWGFNSAF
- a CDS encoding DUF6104 family protein is translated as MYFTDRGIEELESRRGEEEVTFEWLASRLREFVDLNPDFEIPVERLATWLARLDDEDDEDE
- a CDS encoding SAV_2336 N-terminal domain-related protein; this translates as MTAPPPSPPPSPGPRRDPLAEIIERLRGAGLDPDLGELADAVWLARWSQPAGAGAEPGEWADGPRPADRASGTAGGDTADRAADPAADAADRDDGPGAGSGHPGGGLPGGSIALYPGERDRTAGGGRGSPLPGGAISIGVPEAPALPGLLELQRALRPLQRYHSAAPPIRSELDESATAERSARAGGLLMPVFRSISRGDASLQLLMDASSSMYVWERMLGEFQQVFGQLGAFRDVHVQYLHQTPDGGAAVSRRFEPGAAGLRSADQLNDPTGRQVTVLVSDCAGPLWRSGEAHRLLHRLSRHAPVAVLQPLPQRLWSRTRLPTSYGLLMRGQGPGQSATLHFEGEGALERPGMIPVPVLPPTAAALGAWARLLSGTGTGPVPAAVGWVRADQPAAPPSRPRRPLAPAELVARFRSAASPGAAQLAVYVAAAPLYLPVMQLVQRTMLPDSGPAELSEVLLSGLLTRSGSGGSAGPGTETPPYGTVLDTPAYGTVIGEVPLARPPAQWYAFAEGVQDVLLGPLGRDEALLVLKHCSEYVEQRFGLGGPNFPALAIAQLADGRGGGAVPGRMPALDGGAEDSARRAAQPFAQVAAKVLERFIPLTDVTEQIGVEGGAGAPRSEAALERARVLVERFESDGMVQSLLDAVQLLRRAAAAGLPTAADPELWSELAQNLLRLWRLQGGAGLLREAQEAAEVAVASPGVVRARAVLARVLHAAASDLRALGQRQAALELLRRADREFTAAGAATDLDPEEALRTTLQHAEVLEEQWRLSGDTGPLQETIGMLEAFSDGRPWGGGSEPQPAGLSLARGRALLMLAGTAEDLERARVYAGQAAESLEYACAVMAAGPGPMEERVRAQLLLTDALLLTGDRLEQAGALVARTLEDVREQSLRAEVLVRSARMWVHRYAAGGPPPDLDEAADRFEEAAPLMLRDRPEYGELMQEWGGVLLRRAELDGGAAFVSRAIRVLRDCRMHSPAGHPRLTERLMMLGRALLLRYQTREDMVDLREAEHIFGLAARNGGAPLVRARAWLELGEVRHIGGPDRLDQAADAFRRAAETARAAEEQLADPSPAVRLTAEAHHRRGVVYEAAQRPRAAREAYRAALEEWRRLPDGGGRDAEWTAQRLARMGGGR